In one Populus nigra chromosome 12, ddPopNigr1.1, whole genome shotgun sequence genomic region, the following are encoded:
- the LOC133670237 gene encoding LOW QUALITY PROTEIN: ricin B-like lectin R40G3 (The sequence of the model RefSeq protein was modified relative to this genomic sequence to represent the inferred CDS: inserted 1 base in 1 codon; deleted 1 base in 1 codon), whose product MEFPRGYYPQTHHHRRNDEEEERREHYPPPPPSFDQTPPHLVYRENEFAPPPRPYSHYYQESPQPPRPYFNETNYSPPPPPTSIQETQVFDTSHHQGVDPSLDYPPAPTQVTHVSHEQTEARHSFRPHMPSFNHQPGAASGLDLYNKPSFKVYSKAQPEFHLTIRXGKVILAPSNPSDEFQNWYKDEKYSTRVKDSEGCPAFALVNKATGQAMKHSIGEAHPVQLIPYNPDVLDESILWTESKDMGDGFRAVRMLVNNTHLNVDAFHGDKKSGGVHDGTSIVLWKWNKGDNQRWKIIPTRKYA is encoded by the exons ATGGAATTCCCTCGCGGCTACTACCCTCAAACTCATCACCACCGAagaaatgatgaagaagaagagagaagagaacattacccaccaccaccaccatccttCGACCAAACACCACCACACCTAGTCTACAGAGAGAATGAATTTGCACCACCACCACGACCCTACTCACACTATTATCAAGAATCTCCACAACCACCAAGACCATATTTTAATGAAACTAACTATtcacctcctccaccaccaacCTCAATTCAAGAAACTCAGGTCTTTGACACATCTCATCATCAAGGAGTTGACCCTTCTCTTGATTATCCACCTGCACCAACACAAGTGACTCATGTTTCTCATGAACAAACTGAAGCCCGTCATTCTTTTAGGCCTCACATGCCATCTTTCAATCACCAGCCTGGCGCTGCTTCTGGGCTTGACCTTTATAATAAACCTAGCTTTAAGGTTTACAGCAAAGCTCAGCCTGAGTTTCACCTCACAATTA GTGGGAAAGTGATTCTTGCTCCATCAAATCCTTCTGATGAGTTCCAA AACTGGTATAAAGATGAAAAGTACAGCACAAGAGTGAAGGATTCAGAGGGATGCCCTGCCTTCGCTTTGGTTAATAAGGCCACTGGTCAGGCCATGAAGCATTCCATTGGAGAGGCACACCCT GTGCAGCTGATTCCGTACAATCCAGATGTTCTTGATGAGTCTATCCTATGGACTGAAAGCAAGGACATGGGTGATGGTTTCAGAGCTGTAAGGATG TTGGTTAACAATACCCATCTTAATGTAGATGCTTTTCACGGTGATAAGAAATCTGGTGGTGTCCATGATGGCACCTCTATTGTTCTCTGGAAATGGAACAAAGGAGATAACCAACGATGGAAGATCATCCCAACTCG GAAATATGCGTGA
- the LOC133669485 gene encoding NAC domain-containing protein 87-like — translation MEEAVVVNKGDDQIHLPAGFRFHPTDEEIISHYLTEKVMKSGFCAIAIGEVDLNKCEPWDLPKKAKMGENEWYFFCQRDRKYPTGMRTNRATESGYWKATGKDKEIHKEKNCLVGMKKTLVFYRGRAPKGEKTNWVMHEYRLEGKFSYYSLPKVARDEWVVCRIFHKSTGMKKTSIHDLLRMNSFGDDFLDHSSLPPLMDPANYTSSFSDADNNEFKAMMTSRSSDGNYFSNSSMLNNNQGFVQPPNTNYQTPNSSFHLQTPASNPLYTFQTNPNMPVYLHQGKSTDSFPNFQNSTFGNNGQTLLRALAAGNNYGEASNQLKKQCKVEQFSSNQSMVSLSQDTGLSTDVNTTTEISSVVSKQEIGSNNEFYESLEDPLAGAIADYMWDY, via the exons ATGGAAGAAGCTGTTGTGGTTAACAAAGGAGATGATCAGATTCATCTGCCAGCGGGTTTCCGGTTCCATCCAACAGATGAAGAGATCATAAGTCATTACCTTACAGAGAAGGTGATGAAAAGTGGTTTCTGTGCAATTGCTATTGGTGAAGTTGATCTCAATAAGTGTGAACCATGGGATCTGCCGA AGAAAGCAAAGATGGGAGAGAATGAATGGTATTTCTTTTGCCAAAGAGATAGGAAATATCCAACTGGTATGAGAACTAACCGTGCGACTGAATCTGGGTACTGGAAGGCTACAGGAAAAGATAAGGAAATTCACAAGGAAAAGAATTGCCTTGTTGGAATGAAGAAGACCCTTGTTTTCTACAGAGGGAGAGCTCCTAAAGGAGAGAAAACCAATTGGGTTATGCATGAATATAGGCTTGAAGGCAAATTCTCCTACTACAGCCTCCCCAAAGTAGCAAGG GATGAATGGGTTGTTTGTAGGATTTTCCATAAGAGCACAGGCATGAAGAAAACTTCAATTCATGATCTCCTAAGAATGAACTCTTTTGGAGATGATTTCTTGGATCACTCCTCACTCCCACCTCTCATGGACCCCGCTAATTACACTAGCAGCTTCAGCGATGCCGATAACAATGAGTTCAAGGCAATGATGACTTCAAGATCCTCAGATGGAAATTACTTCTCCAATAGTAGCATGCTCAACAACAATCAAGGTTTTGTTCAACCTCCAAATACCAACTACCAAACACCAAACTCAAGTTTTCACCTTCAAACCCCAGCTTCAAACCCTCTTTACACCTTTCAAACCAATCCCAATATGCCTGTTTACTTGCATCAAGGAAAAAGTACCGATTCATTTCCAAACTTTCAAAACTCTACCTTTGGCAACAATGGCCAAACCCTTCTGAGAGCATTAGCTGCAGGAAATAATTATGGAGAAGCATCTAATCAATTGAAGAAACAGTGCAAAGTTGAGCAGTTCTCATCTAACCAATCTATGGTCAGCCTTTCACAGGACACTGGACTTAGCACAGACGTGAACACCACAACTGAGATATCCTCTGTCGTATCGAAGCAAGAAATAGGAAGCAACAATGAGTTTTACGAAAGTCTTGAGGATCCATTAGCTGGTGCCATTGCAGATTACATGTGGGATTACTGA